One segment of Thermodesulfovibrio sp. 3907-1M DNA contains the following:
- a CDS encoding RodZ domain-containing protein, with protein sequence MYEELKKRRIESGKTLEEIAEETKIKKSYLQLIEEGKFDELPIELYTRAYIKTYAQSLGVDASPILKDYDEYLKSKKQTVTQIAPAAVKESSEKKLTFLKKLPNWSITAGIIFTVILVTILLIQFEKKEPTLPPPPVTRQTMSETPKVEEKIEKTEPKQALSTDKQKLEIEATDKVWMRITIDDKEKKEFLLNPGQKIQLQANKAFKLHIGNAGGVKILFNDKELGKLGQTGQVVYLNLPQEKD encoded by the coding sequence ATGTATGAAGAATTAAAAAAAAGAAGAATAGAATCAGGAAAAACACTGGAGGAAATTGCTGAAGAAACGAAAATCAAAAAATCTTACCTTCAGTTAATAGAAGAAGGCAAATTTGATGAATTACCCATTGAGTTATACACAAGAGCATATATTAAAACCTATGCTCAGAGTCTCGGAGTTGATGCTTCTCCGATCTTAAAGGATTATGACGAATATCTTAAATCAAAAAAACAGACTGTAACTCAGATTGCACCTGCAGCAGTTAAAGAATCTTCAGAGAAAAAGCTCACTTTTTTAAAAAAATTACCTAACTGGAGCATAACCGCAGGAATTATCTTTACTGTTATTCTTGTAACAATTTTACTTATCCAGTTTGAAAAAAAAGAACCTACCCTACCTCCTCCACCAGTAACCCGGCAAACAATGTCAGAAACACCAAAAGTTGAAGAAAAAATTGAAAAAACTGAACCGAAACAGGCACTCTCTACAGATAAACAAAAACTTGAAATTGAAGCTACCGATAAGGTTTGGATGAGAATTACAATAGATGATAAAGAAAAGAAAGAATTTCTTCTTAATCCAGGACAGAAGATACAACTTCAGGCTAATAAAGCTTTTAAACTTCACATAGGAAATGCTGGAGGAGTTAAAATTTTATTTAATGATAAAGAGCTTGGAAAACTTGGGCAGACAGGTCAGGTAGTATATCTTAATCTTCCGCAGGAGAAAGATTGA
- the recR gene encoding recombination mediator RecR: MSNPIEKLIDNLCKLPGIGRKTAQRLAFFIMSMQENEATEIAQAIINLKKNAKYCPICFNITENEKCNICSNPERDHSIICVVEEPSNIILFEKTGYKGTYHVLGGNISPVDGLTPDKLKIKELEDRVKTGQIQEVIISTSPHTKGELTAQWIADLLKKYNIKITRIAYGLPMGIDIEFADEVTLSKALEGRKPLNV; this comes from the coding sequence ATGAGCAATCCCATAGAAAAACTCATTGATAATCTCTGCAAACTTCCAGGAATTGGTAGAAAGACTGCTCAGAGACTTGCTTTTTTTATAATGAGTATGCAGGAAAACGAAGCTACTGAGATTGCACAGGCAATTATAAATCTGAAAAAAAATGCTAAATACTGCCCAATCTGCTTTAACATAACAGAAAATGAAAAGTGCAACATATGTAGTAATCCTGAAAGAGACCATTCAATAATCTGTGTAGTGGAAGAACCAAGCAACATAATTTTATTTGAAAAAACTGGATATAAGGGGACATATCATGTTCTTGGAGGAAACATATCTCCTGTTGATGGATTAACTCCAGATAAATTGAAAATAAAAGAGCTTGAAGATAGAGTTAAAACAGGACAAATTCAGGAAGTAATAATTTCCACAAGCCCGCATACAAAAGGAGAACTTACAGCTCAATGGATTGCTGATCTCCTCAAAAAATACAACATAAAAATTACAAGAATTGCCTACGGACTTCCGATGGGTATTGACATTGAATTTGCAGATGAAGTAACATTGTCAAAGGCTTTAGAAGGAAGGAAGCCTCTGAATGTATGA
- a CDS encoding YbaB/EbfC family nucleoid-associated protein: MSKKMFGEIMRQAQKIQEQIQKKQEEIKRMTVEATAGGGMVTAQANGAGEIISIKIDKEVVNPDDVEMLEDLILAAVNEALKRAHELAQAEMAKVSMPFNLPGMPDLTSLFGKL, encoded by the coding sequence ATGTCTAAGAAAATGTTTGGTGAGATAATGAGACAGGCACAAAAAATTCAGGAACAGATTCAGAAAAAACAAGAAGAAATAAAAAGAATGACAGTTGAAGCAACAGCAGGTGGAGGAATGGTTACTGCTCAAGCAAATGGAGCAGGAGAGATTATTTCAATAAAAATTGATAAAGAGGTTGTAAATCCTGATGATGTAGAAATGCTTGAAGATTTAATCCTTGCTGCTGTGAATGAAGCATTAAAAAGAGCCCATGAGCTTGCACAGGCTGAGATGGCTAAAGTTTCCATGCCTTTTAATCTTCCAGGAATGCCTGATTTAACCAGTCTTTTTGGTAAATTATGA
- the dnaX gene encoding DNA polymerase III subunit gamma/tau yields the protein MAYLGLARKYRPQKFSDLTGQEVVVKILENSLKTGKISHAYIFSGPKGVGKTSTARILAKALNCTDSQNKPCDECPSCTAIKEGRAMSVIEIDAASHTSVENIRDLRENIRYASAEGFYKVYIIDEAHMLSQSAFNAFLKTLEEPPPHVVFVLATTEPRKIPLTVLSRCQHLQFRRIPVNLIKQRLHFICRKENIDITEEALYTLSVNAEGSMRDALTMLDQVTSFTDKVTQEDVNLLIGGTDIKILYELTESLIDGDKEKIVLKVEELNSTGTDFKRLTNDLIQFLRNTLISKITKNFKLYITESESELIENLSKKTSEEHLVLLLKELINSEFAIKNSFFPRIIFEITLLKLSFLSHFKNIDEAIKEVKKFYTSQGNTKLQTSLIQPIKHSPEEAETSHKITSQSKEAIWQKFLEKLETQNHLLAMKIRHAKVNFENDEIQLIYNGGASLYADSVKENLTEIQNLLKESGFDGKITIKTLKDLSTQKSRENLTDEIINHPLVKKTLQLFDGRIFNIIPKKGGEDV from the coding sequence ATGGCATATCTTGGACTGGCAAGGAAATATAGACCTCAAAAATTCTCTGATCTTACAGGGCAAGAAGTGGTTGTAAAGATACTTGAAAATTCATTAAAAACAGGCAAAATTTCTCATGCCTATATTTTTTCAGGTCCTAAAGGAGTTGGTAAAACATCAACAGCAAGAATTCTTGCTAAAGCGCTAAACTGCACAGATTCTCAAAACAAACCCTGTGACGAATGTCCCTCCTGCACTGCTATAAAAGAAGGCAGGGCAATGAGTGTGATAGAAATAGATGCTGCATCTCATACTTCAGTGGAAAATATCAGAGATTTAAGAGAAAATATCAGGTATGCTTCAGCAGAAGGATTTTATAAGGTTTACATAATCGACGAAGCTCATATGCTCAGCCAATCAGCTTTTAATGCCTTTCTTAAAACATTGGAAGAACCACCTCCACATGTGGTATTTGTTCTGGCAACAACTGAGCCAAGAAAAATTCCTTTAACTGTTCTAAGCAGATGTCAGCATCTTCAATTCAGAAGAATTCCGGTTAATTTAATAAAACAGAGACTCCATTTTATTTGCAGGAAGGAAAACATAGATATCACAGAAGAAGCACTCTACACACTAAGCGTAAATGCTGAAGGAAGTATGAGAGATGCTTTAACAATGCTTGACCAGGTAACCTCATTCACAGATAAAGTAACGCAGGAGGATGTAAATTTATTAATTGGTGGAACTGATATAAAAATACTTTATGAGCTAACTGAATCCTTAATTGATGGTGATAAAGAAAAAATTGTCTTAAAAGTAGAAGAACTCAACAGCACTGGCACTGATTTCAAGCGGCTGACTAATGATTTAATCCAATTTTTAAGAAACACCCTTATCAGTAAAATTACAAAAAATTTCAAACTATACATAACTGAATCAGAGTCCGAATTAATTGAAAATCTGAGTAAAAAAACATCTGAAGAACATCTGGTGCTTCTGCTTAAGGAATTAATTAATTCTGAATTTGCAATAAAAAACTCCTTTTTTCCGAGAATTATTTTTGAAATAACCCTCCTTAAGCTCAGCTTTCTGTCTCACTTCAAAAATATTGATGAAGCCATAAAAGAGGTGAAAAAATTTTACACTTCTCAGGGAAATACAAAGCTTCAAACATCTTTAATTCAACCTATCAAGCATTCACCCGAGGAAGCAGAAACTTCTCATAAAATAACATCTCAGAGCAAGGAAGCAATCTGGCAAAAATTTCTTGAAAAACTTGAAACTCAGAATCATTTACTCGCCATGAAAATTAGGCATGCTAAAGTTAATTTTGAAAATGATGAAATCCAGTTGATTTACAACGGTGGTGCTTCTCTGTATGCTGACTCTGTGAAGGAAAATCTTACAGAAATTCAAAATTTGTTGAAAGAATCAGGATTTGATGGTAAGATAACTATAAAGACTCTGAAAGATTTAAGTACGCAGAAGTCAAGAGAAAATTTAACGGATGAAATAATTAATCATCCTCTTGTTAAAAAGACTCTACAACTTTTTGATGGAAGAATTTTTAATATAATACCCAAAAAAGGAGGAGAAGATGTCTAA
- the dprA gene encoding DNA-processing protein DprA, producing the protein MFSEETRFCLALNEIKDLGPVLVKRLLIKFNSAKKIFSSSIEELAEVEGIGIERAKRIKEFNNWNEIDRIMKLCEKREIKVYSFNDAQYPGLLKEIYDPPVVLFCKGEIKPEDQTGLAIVGSRKLSEYGRRVTEQLSSEAALYGITIVSGLARGIDSVAHKSALSQGGRTIAVLGSGVLYIYPPENRTLAEKIMQNGAILSEFYPEEGPKKENFPKRNRIISGISIGTVVTEATINSGALITASFALEQGREVFAVPGNITSKNSEGTNYLIQKGAKLVTKIEDILEEIMQFIPSLKKQNKTETVELDNEERAIFDILDEPLTADEIVLRTGINVSKVLEILLKFEINGLINKTEGKYIRRI; encoded by the coding sequence ATGTTTAGTGAAGAAACAAGATTCTGTCTTGCTTTAAATGAAATAAAAGATTTGGGACCTGTTCTTGTAAAAAGGCTTCTTATAAAATTTAACTCTGCAAAAAAGATTTTTAGTTCAAGCATTGAAGAACTTGCAGAAGTTGAAGGAATAGGTATAGAAAGAGCTAAAAGAATAAAAGAATTTAACAACTGGAATGAGATAGACAGAATAATGAAACTCTGCGAAAAAAGAGAAATAAAAGTTTACTCATTTAATGATGCCCAATATCCAGGACTTTTAAAGGAAATCTATGATCCACCTGTGGTTTTATTCTGCAAAGGAGAGATAAAACCTGAAGATCAAACTGGATTGGCAATTGTGGGTTCAAGAAAATTGAGTGAATATGGCAGGAGAGTAACAGAACAATTATCATCTGAGGCTGCCTTATATGGCATCACCATTGTAAGCGGACTTGCAAGAGGAATTGATTCAGTTGCTCACAAATCAGCTCTTTCTCAGGGTGGTAGAACCATTGCTGTTCTGGGAAGCGGAGTTTTATATATCTATCCACCGGAGAATAGAACACTGGCAGAGAAAATTATGCAAAATGGTGCGATTTTGAGTGAATTTTATCCAGAGGAAGGACCGAAAAAGGAGAACTTTCCAAAAAGAAACAGAATAATAAGTGGAATATCCATTGGCACAGTTGTTACAGAAGCTACAATAAACTCTGGTGCTTTGATAACTGCATCTTTCGCTTTGGAACAAGGAAGAGAGGTTTTTGCTGTTCCGGGAAACATTACATCAAAAAATTCCGAAGGCACAAATTATTTAATACAAAAAGGCGCAAAACTTGTTACAAAAATTGAAGACATACTTGAAGAAATCATGCAATTTATTCCATCATTAAAAAAGCAAAATAAAACTGAAACAGTTGAATTAGACAATGAAGAAAGAGCTATATTTGATATATTGGATGAACCATTGACAGCTGATGAGATTGTTTTAAGAACAGGTATAAATGTATCAAAAGTTCTTGAAATACTTCTCAAATTTGAAATAAATGGATTAATAAACAAAACAGAAGGTAAATATATCAGGAGGATTTAG
- a CDS encoding argininosuccinate synthase — translation MKIILAYSGGLDTSVAIKWLKENYNAQVVAFCADIGQEENFDEIAEKALKTGASNVYIEDLKEEFVKEYIFPMLRANAVYETGYLMGTSIARPLIAKKQIEIAIKEKAEAVAHGATGKGNDQVRFELTYYALKPDIKVIAPWREWKFDSRSCLIEYAKEHNIPVQATKEKPYSIDKNLFHISYEGGILEDPWREPPEDMYSMVVPPEKAPDKPVYIEIDYEEGNPVALNGERLSGAELFQKLNKIAGENGIGRVDIVENRYVGIKSRGVYETPAGTVLHIAHKAIESITMDRELMHLRDSLIPRYAELIYYGYWFSPERLALQKLIDETQKNVAGTVRLKLYKGNCIVAGRKSPYCLYSKELATFEKDQVYNQKDAEGFIKINALRLRMLKNV, via the coding sequence ATGAAAATTATTCTTGCATATTCAGGAGGACTCGACACTTCAGTTGCTATTAAGTGGTTAAAAGAAAATTACAATGCTCAAGTTGTTGCTTTTTGCGCTGACATTGGACAGGAAGAAAACTTTGATGAAATTGCTGAAAAAGCATTAAAAACAGGTGCATCAAATGTTTACATTGAAGATTTAAAAGAAGAATTCGTAAAAGAATACATATTTCCCATGTTAAGAGCAAATGCAGTATATGAAACAGGTTATCTTATGGGAACATCTATTGCAAGACCTCTTATAGCAAAAAAACAGATTGAAATTGCTATAAAAGAAAAGGCAGAAGCAGTAGCCCACGGAGCTACAGGTAAGGGAAATGATCAGGTAAGATTTGAATTAACATATTATGCTCTCAAACCTGACATAAAAGTAATTGCGCCATGGCGTGAATGGAAGTTTGACTCCCGTAGTTGTCTTATTGAATATGCCAAAGAGCACAACATTCCTGTTCAGGCTACAAAGGAGAAACCTTACAGTATTGATAAAAATCTTTTTCACATCAGTTATGAGGGAGGAATACTTGAAGATCCCTGGAGAGAGCCGCCAGAAGATATGTATTCCATGGTAGTCCCACCTGAAAAAGCTCCTGATAAACCAGTTTACATTGAAATAGACTATGAAGAAGGCAATCCTGTTGCATTAAATGGTGAAAGACTGTCAGGTGCAGAGCTATTTCAGAAACTCAATAAAATTGCTGGAGAAAATGGAATTGGAAGAGTGGATATTGTTGAAAACCGCTATGTGGGAATCAAGTCAAGAGGAGTCTATGAAACTCCTGCTGGAACAGTTTTGCACATTGCCCATAAAGCAATTGAATCAATAACAATGGACAGAGAATTGATGCATCTGAGGGATAGTCTCATTCCAAGATATGCAGAGCTTATCTATTACGGATACTGGTTTTCACCTGAAAGATTGGCTTTGCAAAAATTGATTGATGAAACACAGAAAAATGTCGCAGGTACAGTGAGACTCAAGCTCTACAAAGGTAATTGTATTGTTGCTGGAAGAAAATCACCCTACTGTCTTTATAGCAAGGAACTGGCAACTTTTGAAAAAGACCAGGTCTACAACCAAAAAGATGCTGAAGGATTTATAAAAATTAATGCACTGAGATTAAGAATGTTAAAAAATGTTTAG